In Pararge aegeria chromosome 17, ilParAegt1.1, whole genome shotgun sequence, one genomic interval encodes:
- the LOC120630893 gene encoding ATPase family AAA domain-containing protein 2-like isoform X2: MVKTRRSNGENGEVDEGNYSINDIGSVSDEKASNWSQRELRSSQYKVTRKIQRWPTKYSRSRLRAIKMPRIMFPESDTEPEKYSRRSRQVRVFFADDNDSTNRSMKIRRNRGPRKNFMDVAEDKPIQQNISDVRRSCRKRKLLHHNFNESWITNELKVKGYPDLYGFPGTSSSDEFSSGDEARDTKKLTRSHVPTNTDEDTQLSRLRRTSARFTNKKDASESDSDDEKNQTVIEKKPVETKIEKEENEKMDIQEEIQERTPKEKLEKEIKNEEKNIVQDSESNQRPVRSTRGRRSKKKVNLQQDTASSSSSSESGSVLGLRPRRSKRTRAAQPARFVQLAPRETRPRGKTFTLRKKPYSLRERKPKLLRRKTIRSQSPSSCSSSSTTGSDTEEDLNVSMKNKTKGRQKSKSMNEDKKTDRALRDIQPIEVDGSVRFSSVGGLEEHIKCLREMVLFPLMYPELFDKFKTRPAKGVLFHGPPGTGKTLLARALANECSLVGGRKVAFFMRKGADCLKKWVGESERHLKLLFQQANKMKPSIIFFDEIDALAPVRSVRQEQVHTSVVGTLLAEMDGVCDRGEVIVIGATNRLDAVDPALRRAGRFDRELHFPPPHSSARRDILDIYTKHWQPRLSDNTLDHIADITNGYGGSDLKALCSEAVLKALRRVYPQVYDSEYALVIVPKNVEVTEGDLEAAMCGLVAAGARSSPAAAHRLPHYTIPLLQTQLRSIASMIKEPLPVQGRGRYTDTPASSNVLLIVGDCAETHLAPALLAQLERCAVRELSVTALHSALAFTQEQALISLFSECRRADRGCILFIRDIMDVWRSLSCGAGAALLLQLWRTRAAGENTLLIATAPAHAILPPQLQELFPAYKDCVYRVREPTSSEVINFLKPLITESPLEAPVIENNQPPPPLPRAPPPPPPRESEAEIARRKRKEDYKLRELRIFLRDICRKLASNRRFYKFTKPVDLEEVTDYLDIVKQPMDLETMMTKVDLHQYNCAKEFLDDVDLICANALEYNPDRTSSDKQIRHEACALRDHAHALIDVEMDSDFELDCQEIARRRVEEGAADNDLPDFIYTASNLPQSFNSTTAEQNDSKTVQTPHNGEKSETHSAKRKRRRINAWSKGLVVKRQKTAPKNFKDSSMPITDEESKENKPITSTPLHNGSCSSSGSDDDAPLRRPANEDSLLNLTGHSVINHVLESPAKTTERTPTKQSPKKRNSGHEASTGDAEKVLINKTELDNILYKNAKALRNIGLEALLDLYAHLASSVRAYAHKCDRTKLPHELHAVITRYLHAKK, translated from the exons atagcCGCAGCAGACTTCGAGCAATCAAAATGCCTCGCATAATGTTTCCCGAGAGTGACACAGAACCTGAAAAGTATTCAAGAAG GTCTCGCCAAGTAAGAGTTTTCTTCGCCGACGACAATGATTCGACTAATAGGAGCATGAAGATCCGTCGTAACCGCGGCCCTAGGAAGAATTTTATGGATGTTGCCGAGGATAAACCAATACAACAAA ACATTTCAGACGTAAGACGTAGTTGCCGCAAGCGTAAACTTCTCCACCACAACTTCAATGAGAGCTGGATCACCAATGAGCTCAAGGTTAAAGGTTATCCCGACTTGTATGGTTTCCCCGGGACCAGCTCATCTGACGAATTTTCCTCGGGCGATGAGGCCAGGGATACCAAGAAACTG ACCCGCAGTCACGTTCCAACCAACACGGATGAAGATACTCAGCTGTCGCGTTTGAGAAGAACTTCAGCCAGATTCACAAATAAAAAG GATGCTTCAGAATCGGACTCAGATGATGAGAAAAACCAAACTGTTATAGAGAAGAAACCAGTTGAAACGAAAATAGAAAAAgaggaaaatgaaaaaatggaCATACAGGAAGAAATACAGGAGAGAACACCAAAGGAGAAGTTGGAGaaagaaattaaaaacgaaGAGAAAAACATAGTGCAAGATAGTGAGAG TAATCAAAGACCAGTTCGATCTACTAGAGGAAGGAGAAGTAAGAAGAAAGTTAACCTCCAACAGGATACTG cttcgtcatcatcatcatcggagTCGGGTAGCGTGCTGGGCTTGCGTCCGCGACGCTCCAAACGAACGCGCGCCGCTCAGCCCGCAAGATTCGTGCAACTTGCTCCCAGAGAGACCAGGCCAAGAG GAAAAACATTCACACTTAGAAAGAAACCATATAGCTTGAGAGAGAGAAAGCCAAAGTTACTACGTAGGAAAACAATAAGAT CACAATCTCCATCAAGTtgcagtagtagtagcacaactGGTTCAGACACCGAAGAAGATCTCAACGTGTctatgaaaaacaaaactaagGGCCG gcAAAAATCAAAATCCATGAATGAGGACAAGAAAACTGATAGAGCTCTGCGTGATATACAACCAATAGAAGTCGATGGGAGCGTCCGGTTCTCGTCT GTGGGAGGTCTAGAGGAACACATAAAATGTCTTCGAGAGATGGTTCTATTCCCCCTAATGTATCCAGAACTCTTCGACAAGTTTAAAACACGACCGGCCAAAGGTGTTCTATTCCATGGGCCACCGGGCACTGGAAAGACTTTATTGGCAAGAGCTTTGGCAAATGAATGTAGTCTGGTTGGGGGCAGGAAGGTAGCGTTCTTCATGAGGAAAGGAGCAGATTGCTTGAAGAAATGGGTTGGTGAAAGCGAGAGGCATTTAAAATTGCTTTTTCAACAg GCGAACAAAATGAAGCCGTCAATCATATTCTTCGATGAAATAGATGCTTTGGCGCCAGTGCGTAGTGTGAGACAGGAGCAAGTTCACACCAGTGTTGTAGGCACGCTATTGGCTGAAATGGACGGCGTTTGTGACAG AGGGGAAGTCATAGTGATAGGTGCAACTAACCGGTTAGATGCAGTTGACCCTGCACTAAGACGCGCTGGGCGGTTCGATAGAGAACTCCACTTCCCCCCACCTCACTCGAGCGCTAGACGTGACATTCTAGACATATACACAAAGCACTGGCAACCCAGGTTGAGTGACAACACGTTGGATCACATAGCTGACATCACCAACGGATATGGAG GTTCCGATTTGAAAGCATTATGTTCTGAAGCAGTATTAAAAGCGCTAAGAAGAGTCTACCCACAAGTATACGACAGTGAATATGCATTGGTCATTGTTCcaaaaaat GTGGAAGTAACGGAAGGTGACCTTGAAGCAGCGATGTGCGGTTTAGTAGCAGCCGGAGCTAGAAGTAGTCCGGCGGCCGCACACCGATTACCGCATTACACTATACCGCTCCTGCAGACGCAGCTACGATCCATTGCCTCTATGATAAAGGAGCCCTTGCCTGTACAGGGACGCGGAAG atacACAGATACACCTGCCTCATCCAACGTTTTGCTGATAGTGGGAGATTGTGCGGAAACTCATTTGGCACCCGCTTTATTGGCACAGCTAGAGCGCTGTGCGGTACGCGAACTAAGCGTCACCGCACTGCATTCCGCACTTGCGTTCACTCAGGAGCAAGCGTTGATATCG TTGTTCTCCGAATGCCGTCGCGCTGATCGCGGTTGTATCCTTTTCATCCGTGATATAATGGATGTATGGCGCAGCTTGAGTTGTGGCGCGGGTGCTGCGCTTTTGTTGCAACTTTGGAGAACGCGCGCGGCGGGAGAAAACACCTTGCTTATTGCCACTGCGCCTGCGCATGCTATATTACCACCACAG CTTCAGGAACTGTTCCCAGCTTACAAAGACTGCGTATATAGGGTGCGGGAACCTACCTCATCTGAAGTGATCAACTTCTTGAAGCCGCTCATCACTGAATCACCTTTGGAGGCACCTGTAATCGAAAACAATCAGCCTCCGCCTCCACTGCCTAGAG CCCCGCCCCCTCCTCCACCTCGTGAGAGTGAAGCAGAGATAGCCCGAAGAAAGAGAAAGGAAGATTACAAACTCCGCGAGCTTAGGATTTTTCTTCGCGACATCTGTAGGAAGTTAGCATCGAATCGTCGTTTTTACAAGTTTACTAAGCCTGTGGATTTGGAAGag GTAACAGATTATTTAGACATAGTAAAGCAGCCTATGGACTTGGAGACGATGATGACCAAAGTGGACCTGCACCAATACAACTGCGCCAAAGAGTTCTTAGATGACGTGGACCTTATTTGCGCTAACGCTCTTGAGTATAATCCTGATAG AACTTCGTCGGACAAGCAGATACGTCACGAAGCATGCGCGTTACGGGATCACGCGCATGCGCTTATCGACGTGGAAATGGATAGCGATTTTGAGCTGGACTGCCAAGAAATAGCCAGGCGACGCGTCGAGGAAGGCGCTGCGGATAATGATCTACCAGACTTTATCTATACTGCTTCCAACTTAC CGCAAAGTTTCAACTCTACCACAGCAGAACAGAACGACAGCAAGACAGTGCAAACCCCTCATAATGGCGAAAAGAGTGAAACTCATTCGGCGAAGCGCAAACGTAGAAGAATTAACGCATGGTCTAAAGGACTCGTAGTCAAACGACAGAAGACCGCACCGAAg aACTTCAAAGACTCCAGTATGCCGATAACGGATGAAGAGTCGAAGGAGAATAAGCCGATAACATCCACTCCCTTACACAACGGATCTTGTAGTTCGTCGGGGTCCGACGATGACGCACCGTTGCGGAGGCCGGCGAATGAGGACTCGCTTTTGAACCTCACCGGACATTCGGTTATCAACCATGTGCTTGAGAG TCCCGCCAAGACGACGGAAAGAACGCCCACGAAGCAATCACCAAAGAAAAGGAATTCAGGCCACGAGGCTTCTACTGGAG ATGCAGAGAAAGTACTGATAAACAAGACTGAGTTAGATAACATTCTATATAAGAACGCGAAAGCTTTACGAAACATAGGCCTCGAGGCGCTCCTAGACCTGTACGCACACCTCGCGTCGTCCGTACGTGCGTACGCGCATAAGTGCGACCGCACTAAACTTCCGCACGAACTTCATGCGGTGATCACTAGGTATTTGCACGCGAAGAAATGA
- the LOC120630893 gene encoding ATPase family AAA domain-containing protein 2-like isoform X1 — MVKTRRSNGENGEVDEGNYSINDIGSVSDEKASNWSQRELRSSQYKVTRKIQRWPTKYSRSRLRAIKMPRIMFPESDTEPEKYSRRSRQVRVFFADDNDSTNRSMKIRRNRGPRKNFMDVAEDKPIQQNVRRSCRKRKLLHHNFNESWITNELKVKGYPDLYGFPGTSSSDEFSSGDEARDTKKLTRSHVPTNTDEDTQLSRLRRTSARFTNKKDASESDSDDEKNQTVIEKKPVETKIEKEENEKMDIQEEIQERTPKEKLEKEIKNEEKNIVQDSESNQRPVRSTRGRRSKKKVNLQQDTASSSSSSESGSVLGLRPRRSKRTRAAQPARFVQLAPRETRPRGKTFTLRKKPYSLRERKPKLLRRKTIRSQSPSSCSSSSTTGSDTEEDLNVSMKNKTKGRQKSKSMNEDKKTDRALRDIQPIEVDGSVRFSSVGGLEEHIKCLREMVLFPLMYPELFDKFKTRPAKGVLFHGPPGTGKTLLARALANECSLVGGRKVAFFMRKGADCLKKWVGESERHLKLLFQQANKMKPSIIFFDEIDALAPVRSVRQEQVHTSVVGTLLAEMDGVCDRGEVIVIGATNRLDAVDPALRRAGRFDRELHFPPPHSSARRDILDIYTKHWQPRLSDNTLDHIADITNGYGGSDLKALCSEAVLKALRRVYPQVYDSEYALVIVPKNVEVTEGDLEAAMCGLVAAGARSSPAAAHRLPHYTIPLLQTQLRSIASMIKEPLPVQGRGRYTDTPASSNVLLIVGDCAETHLAPALLAQLERCAVRELSVTALHSALAFTQEQALISLFSECRRADRGCILFIRDIMDVWRSLSCGAGAALLLQLWRTRAAGENTLLIATAPAHAILPPQLQELFPAYKDCVYRVREPTSSEVINFLKPLITESPLEAPVIENNQPPPPLPRAPPPPPPRESEAEIARRKRKEDYKLRELRIFLRDICRKLASNRRFYKFTKPVDLEEVTDYLDIVKQPMDLETMMTKVDLHQYNCAKEFLDDVDLICANALEYNPDRARAMSRTSSDKQIRHEACALRDHAHALIDVEMDSDFELDCQEIARRRVEEGAADNDLPDFIYTASNLPQSFNSTTAEQNDSKTVQTPHNGEKSETHSAKRKRRRINAWSKGLVVKRQKTAPKNFKDSSMPITDEESKENKPITSTPLHNGSCSSSGSDDDAPLRRPANEDSLLNLTGHSVINHVLESPAKTTERTPTKQSPKKRNSGHEASTGDAEKVLINKTELDNILYKNAKALRNIGLEALLDLYAHLASSVRAYAHKCDRTKLPHELHAVITRYLHAKK; from the exons atagcCGCAGCAGACTTCGAGCAATCAAAATGCCTCGCATAATGTTTCCCGAGAGTGACACAGAACCTGAAAAGTATTCAAGAAG GTCTCGCCAAGTAAGAGTTTTCTTCGCCGACGACAATGATTCGACTAATAGGAGCATGAAGATCCGTCGTAACCGCGGCCCTAGGAAGAATTTTATGGATGTTGCCGAGGATAAACCAATACAACAAA ACGTAAGACGTAGTTGCCGCAAGCGTAAACTTCTCCACCACAACTTCAATGAGAGCTGGATCACCAATGAGCTCAAGGTTAAAGGTTATCCCGACTTGTATGGTTTCCCCGGGACCAGCTCATCTGACGAATTTTCCTCGGGCGATGAGGCCAGGGATACCAAGAAACTG ACCCGCAGTCACGTTCCAACCAACACGGATGAAGATACTCAGCTGTCGCGTTTGAGAAGAACTTCAGCCAGATTCACAAATAAAAAG GATGCTTCAGAATCGGACTCAGATGATGAGAAAAACCAAACTGTTATAGAGAAGAAACCAGTTGAAACGAAAATAGAAAAAgaggaaaatgaaaaaatggaCATACAGGAAGAAATACAGGAGAGAACACCAAAGGAGAAGTTGGAGaaagaaattaaaaacgaaGAGAAAAACATAGTGCAAGATAGTGAGAG TAATCAAAGACCAGTTCGATCTACTAGAGGAAGGAGAAGTAAGAAGAAAGTTAACCTCCAACAGGATACTG cttcgtcatcatcatcatcggagTCGGGTAGCGTGCTGGGCTTGCGTCCGCGACGCTCCAAACGAACGCGCGCCGCTCAGCCCGCAAGATTCGTGCAACTTGCTCCCAGAGAGACCAGGCCAAGAG GAAAAACATTCACACTTAGAAAGAAACCATATAGCTTGAGAGAGAGAAAGCCAAAGTTACTACGTAGGAAAACAATAAGAT CACAATCTCCATCAAGTtgcagtagtagtagcacaactGGTTCAGACACCGAAGAAGATCTCAACGTGTctatgaaaaacaaaactaagGGCCG gcAAAAATCAAAATCCATGAATGAGGACAAGAAAACTGATAGAGCTCTGCGTGATATACAACCAATAGAAGTCGATGGGAGCGTCCGGTTCTCGTCT GTGGGAGGTCTAGAGGAACACATAAAATGTCTTCGAGAGATGGTTCTATTCCCCCTAATGTATCCAGAACTCTTCGACAAGTTTAAAACACGACCGGCCAAAGGTGTTCTATTCCATGGGCCACCGGGCACTGGAAAGACTTTATTGGCAAGAGCTTTGGCAAATGAATGTAGTCTGGTTGGGGGCAGGAAGGTAGCGTTCTTCATGAGGAAAGGAGCAGATTGCTTGAAGAAATGGGTTGGTGAAAGCGAGAGGCATTTAAAATTGCTTTTTCAACAg GCGAACAAAATGAAGCCGTCAATCATATTCTTCGATGAAATAGATGCTTTGGCGCCAGTGCGTAGTGTGAGACAGGAGCAAGTTCACACCAGTGTTGTAGGCACGCTATTGGCTGAAATGGACGGCGTTTGTGACAG AGGGGAAGTCATAGTGATAGGTGCAACTAACCGGTTAGATGCAGTTGACCCTGCACTAAGACGCGCTGGGCGGTTCGATAGAGAACTCCACTTCCCCCCACCTCACTCGAGCGCTAGACGTGACATTCTAGACATATACACAAAGCACTGGCAACCCAGGTTGAGTGACAACACGTTGGATCACATAGCTGACATCACCAACGGATATGGAG GTTCCGATTTGAAAGCATTATGTTCTGAAGCAGTATTAAAAGCGCTAAGAAGAGTCTACCCACAAGTATACGACAGTGAATATGCATTGGTCATTGTTCcaaaaaat GTGGAAGTAACGGAAGGTGACCTTGAAGCAGCGATGTGCGGTTTAGTAGCAGCCGGAGCTAGAAGTAGTCCGGCGGCCGCACACCGATTACCGCATTACACTATACCGCTCCTGCAGACGCAGCTACGATCCATTGCCTCTATGATAAAGGAGCCCTTGCCTGTACAGGGACGCGGAAG atacACAGATACACCTGCCTCATCCAACGTTTTGCTGATAGTGGGAGATTGTGCGGAAACTCATTTGGCACCCGCTTTATTGGCACAGCTAGAGCGCTGTGCGGTACGCGAACTAAGCGTCACCGCACTGCATTCCGCACTTGCGTTCACTCAGGAGCAAGCGTTGATATCG TTGTTCTCCGAATGCCGTCGCGCTGATCGCGGTTGTATCCTTTTCATCCGTGATATAATGGATGTATGGCGCAGCTTGAGTTGTGGCGCGGGTGCTGCGCTTTTGTTGCAACTTTGGAGAACGCGCGCGGCGGGAGAAAACACCTTGCTTATTGCCACTGCGCCTGCGCATGCTATATTACCACCACAG CTTCAGGAACTGTTCCCAGCTTACAAAGACTGCGTATATAGGGTGCGGGAACCTACCTCATCTGAAGTGATCAACTTCTTGAAGCCGCTCATCACTGAATCACCTTTGGAGGCACCTGTAATCGAAAACAATCAGCCTCCGCCTCCACTGCCTAGAG CCCCGCCCCCTCCTCCACCTCGTGAGAGTGAAGCAGAGATAGCCCGAAGAAAGAGAAAGGAAGATTACAAACTCCGCGAGCTTAGGATTTTTCTTCGCGACATCTGTAGGAAGTTAGCATCGAATCGTCGTTTTTACAAGTTTACTAAGCCTGTGGATTTGGAAGag GTAACAGATTATTTAGACATAGTAAAGCAGCCTATGGACTTGGAGACGATGATGACCAAAGTGGACCTGCACCAATACAACTGCGCCAAAGAGTTCTTAGATGACGTGGACCTTATTTGCGCTAACGCTCTTGAGTATAATCCTGATAG GGCTAGAGCGATGTCTAG AACTTCGTCGGACAAGCAGATACGTCACGAAGCATGCGCGTTACGGGATCACGCGCATGCGCTTATCGACGTGGAAATGGATAGCGATTTTGAGCTGGACTGCCAAGAAATAGCCAGGCGACGCGTCGAGGAAGGCGCTGCGGATAATGATCTACCAGACTTTATCTATACTGCTTCCAACTTAC CGCAAAGTTTCAACTCTACCACAGCAGAACAGAACGACAGCAAGACAGTGCAAACCCCTCATAATGGCGAAAAGAGTGAAACTCATTCGGCGAAGCGCAAACGTAGAAGAATTAACGCATGGTCTAAAGGACTCGTAGTCAAACGACAGAAGACCGCACCGAAg aACTTCAAAGACTCCAGTATGCCGATAACGGATGAAGAGTCGAAGGAGAATAAGCCGATAACATCCACTCCCTTACACAACGGATCTTGTAGTTCGTCGGGGTCCGACGATGACGCACCGTTGCGGAGGCCGGCGAATGAGGACTCGCTTTTGAACCTCACCGGACATTCGGTTATCAACCATGTGCTTGAGAG TCCCGCCAAGACGACGGAAAGAACGCCCACGAAGCAATCACCAAAGAAAAGGAATTCAGGCCACGAGGCTTCTACTGGAG ATGCAGAGAAAGTACTGATAAACAAGACTGAGTTAGATAACATTCTATATAAGAACGCGAAAGCTTTACGAAACATAGGCCTCGAGGCGCTCCTAGACCTGTACGCACACCTCGCGTCGTCCGTACGTGCGTACGCGCATAAGTGCGACCGCACTAAACTTCCGCACGAACTTCATGCGGTGATCACTAGGTATTTGCACGCGAAGAAATGA